In Hasllibacter sp. MH4015, the following proteins share a genomic window:
- a CDS encoding tripartite tricarboxylate transporter permease, translating into MENLLAGAAMLARWDVLLALLVGSVGGVIIGAIPGVGPAVAIAILLPATFAFDPIVGLTVLLGIYGSSMYGGAIPAVLINTPGTAVNALTSYDGYPMTQNGEAHRAVSLAYSASFWGGIFGILCLILLSPVLAWIAPMFGSREIFLAALLGIILVILAHRGQIFAAGFLAMFGIFLQTVGLDAVTYTSRYTFDLSFLSSGVNLIVAVLGLFALSQAFFLLTAPDESPDAKPVTGRLTAGFRELLGHKRIATVASGFGVILGMIPGTGEFTAQFMSYTYAQKTSKTPEAFGKGSPEGLIASEAANNAVPAAAMIPLLALGIPGEALTAMMLSVFYVHNVIPGPALFQNQIDLVYALYFALIILNVLVLIFLLLSTNLMTKIIRVPTRFLGVMILLLSFVGVYSLRNSLTDCMIAAGFGVLGLILKRLNLPIVPIILGMVLGGIMEVKLRSALPRLNTPLDMIDRPVAMVIFAMIVIVLSLHVRTLVKEFRARQPEEDHNLHDSQQR; encoded by the coding sequence ATGGAAAACCTGCTGGCCGGGGCCGCCATGCTGGCCCGATGGGACGTGCTGCTGGCGCTGTTAGTGGGATCGGTCGGCGGCGTCATCATCGGTGCGATTCCGGGTGTTGGCCCTGCGGTCGCCATCGCGATTTTGCTGCCCGCGACATTCGCATTCGACCCGATTGTCGGTTTGACCGTGCTGCTGGGGATCTATGGCTCTTCGATGTATGGCGGTGCAATTCCGGCGGTTCTGATCAACACGCCCGGCACGGCGGTCAATGCGCTGACCTCCTACGACGGCTACCCGATGACCCAAAATGGTGAGGCGCACCGCGCCGTCTCTCTCGCCTACAGCGCATCGTTCTGGGGTGGGATATTCGGCATCCTGTGCTTGATCCTGCTGTCGCCGGTCCTTGCGTGGATAGCGCCAATGTTCGGCAGTCGGGAGATCTTCCTTGCGGCGCTTCTGGGCATCATCCTCGTGATCCTTGCCCATCGCGGCCAGATCTTTGCCGCGGGGTTTTTGGCCATGTTCGGCATTTTCCTTCAGACCGTGGGTCTGGACGCCGTCACCTACACGTCGCGCTACACGTTCGATCTCAGTTTCCTCAGCTCCGGCGTGAACCTGATCGTGGCGGTGCTAGGGCTCTTCGCGCTGAGCCAGGCGTTCTTCCTTTTGACCGCGCCGGACGAGAGCCCCGATGCAAAACCCGTCACCGGCCGCCTTACCGCCGGCTTTCGGGAGCTTCTGGGCCACAAGCGGATTGCCACGGTCGCGTCGGGCTTCGGCGTCATACTCGGGATGATCCCCGGCACCGGCGAATTCACGGCCCAGTTCATGTCCTACACCTATGCGCAGAAAACATCGAAGACGCCGGAGGCATTCGGCAAGGGTTCCCCCGAAGGGTTGATCGCGTCGGAGGCGGCAAACAACGCCGTGCCCGCCGCTGCGATGATCCCACTTCTGGCCCTCGGCATACCCGGTGAGGCACTTACCGCGATGATGCTGTCGGTCTTCTACGTGCATAACGTGATCCCCGGCCCCGCCCTTTTCCAGAACCAGATCGACCTGGTCTACGCACTCTACTTCGCGCTCATTATTCTGAACGTGCTGGTGCTGATCTTCCTGCTTCTGTCGACCAACCTGATGACGAAGATCATCCGCGTGCCGACCCGGTTTTTGGGCGTGATGATCCTGCTATTATCCTTTGTCGGCGTTTATTCCCTGCGCAATTCGCTGACCGATTGCATGATCGCCGCAGGTTTCGGAGTGCTTGGACTGATCCTAAAACGGCTCAACTTGCCGATTGTCCCGATCATCCTGGGCATGGTTCTGGGTGGGATCATGGAGGTGAAGCTCCGCTCCGCTCTGCCGCGGCTGAATACACCGCTCGACATGATCGACCGTCCGGTCGCCATGGTCATCTTCGCGATGATCGTGATCGTCCTCTCTCTTCATGTGCGCACCCTGGTCAAGGAATTCCGCGCCCGGCAACCAGAGGAAGACCACAACCTCCACGACAGTCAGCAAAGGTAG